TGCTGGAGATCCGCACCGCCCGCGACGCCGGGGACTACAGTTGGATCGTCGGCGTCAGAAACTCCCACGACAAGAGCTTCCCCGCCGGCATCGTCGCCGGGACTCAGGTGCTGGTGTGCAGCAATCTGGCCTTCTCAGGCGAGATCAAGCTCGCCCGCAAGCACACCCGCTTCATCCTGCGCGACCTCGACGAGTTGGCCGACAACGCCGTCCAACGCCTCGTCGGGCGCTTCGGTGAACAGGCCCGCCGCATCGAAGCCTACAAGCAGGCCCGCCTCCGCGACACCCGCGCCCACGACCTCATCATCCGGGCTGTGGATGCAGGCGTCTGCTCCAACCAGCACATCCCCAAGGTCCTCGACCACTGGAGAAACCCCGAACACCCCTGCTTCCGTGAGCGCACCCTGTGGTCCCTCCAGAACGCCTTCACCGAGGCCCTCAAGGGAAACCTCAACCTCCTGCCCACCAGAACCGAACGCCTCCACCAACTCCTCGATCATCACGCCGGGATAAACTGAACGAGTGGACGGCGGAAGCAGCCTAAGGGCTGCCTCTGCTGTCCCCGGGCAGGTCGGAGGCTAACAATAAAAGAAGCCGCGCCTTCAGGCCGGCTTCTTTTTAGCTGGGAGCGGAGGCACTCCCCTTATCGGATAAGAAGCTG
Above is a genomic segment from Ruficoccus amylovorans containing:
- a CDS encoding DUF932 domain-containing protein, translated to MIHTLLEPPAAAATVHPQPRCNLLLHCGSQAVNRSRIAEVPTPPPTRTWQPVAHLTVLNTVERALLGRGLAIVNSAYALDKEADRFFALLEIRTARDAGDYSWIVGVRNSHDKSFPAGIVAGTQVLVCSNLAFSGEIKLARKHTRFILRDLDELADNAVQRLVGRFGEQARRIEAYKQARLRDTRAHDLIIRAVDAGVCSNQHIPKVLDHWRNPEHPCFRERTLWSLQNAFTEALKGNLNLLPTRTERLHQLLDHHAGIN